A genomic region of Brienomyrus brachyistius isolate T26 chromosome 6, BBRACH_0.4, whole genome shotgun sequence contains the following coding sequences:
- the e2f1 gene encoding transcription factor E2F1, with protein MSETLITGQTSEDLLADFESLLSSGSINLTEDHQIVIISTPNNVDIHTAASSRTAEILLFATPQAPPPVEDERRPALGRPPVKRKLDLDSDHQYVSSSRPTPVSGVPASTPAPPRVSKSSSEKSRYDTSLNLTTKRFLDLLSKSSDGVVDLNWASQVLEVQKRRIYDITNVLEGIQLISKKSKNNIQWLGTRLDSGFATQLRSLQKEVSSLGEAEEELDELIAKCNLQLRLLTEDPQNKKLAYVMCQDLRSTVDPPDQIVMVVRAPPETQMQVSDPSEGYQISLKSLRGPIDVFLCPEDSSEPCCPVDCSPTKSVTEVPSQSASGTQHLPHGGLPQKGTAPSHQSCSPLQLASETDALLVEDSFSCLGEMSEFGLLPDYSLDGNSEDFSSLALDSFINLSPPQAHDYHFGMEDGEGISELFDCDFGELAPLDF; from the exons ATGTCAGAGACGCTGATCACGGGTCAGACCTCGGAGGATCTCTTGGCCGACTTCGAGTCTCTCCTGAGCTCTGGAAGTATTAACCTAACCGAGGATCACCAGATTGTCATCATCTCCACTCCGAACAATGTGGACATTCACACAGCAGCTTCTAGCAGAACTGCGGAGATACTTCTGTTCGCCACCCCGCAGGCGCCCCCGCCCGTGGAGGACGAGCGCAGACCGGCACTGGGGCGACCTCCG GTGAAAAGGAAACTTGATCTGGACAGTGACCACCAGTATGTGAGCAGTTCCCGTCCCACGCCAGTAAGTGGCGTGCCAGCATCTACACCTGCACCACCGAGAG TTTCCAAGTCCTCATCGGAGAAGTCCCGTTATGACACGTCCCTGAACCTCACCACAAAACGCTTTCTAGACCTTCTGTCAAAGTCTTCTGATGGCGTGGTGGATCTCAACTGGGCCTCACAGGTTCTTGAGGTGCAGAAGCGACGGATATATGACATCACAAATGTCCTGGAGGGTATACAGCTTATCTCCAAGAAgtcaaaaaacaatatccagtgGCT GGGCACCCGTTTGGACAGTGGGTTTGCAACCCAGCTGCGCAGTCTCCAGAAGGAGGTGTCGAGTCTGGGGGAGGCAGAGGAAGAACTGGATGAACTCATAGCTAAATGCAACCTGCAGCTGAGGTTGCTTACAGAGGACCCCCAGAACAAAAA GCTTGCATATGTGATGTGCCAGGACTTGCGGAGTACAGTGGATCCCCCCGACCAAATAGTCATGGTGGTTCGTGCCCCGCCAGAGACACAGATGCAGGTGTCTGACCCATCGGAG GGTTACCAGATCTCTTTGAAAAGCTTGCGTGGACCAATCGACGTCTTCTTGTGTCCTGAGGACAGCTCAGAACCTTGTTGTCCCGTGGACTGTAGCCCAACCAAATCGGTCACAGAGGTGCCATCCCAATCTGCATCAGGTACCCAGCACCTACCCCACGGAGGTCTTCCCCAAAAAGGGACGGCACCATCCCATCAGAGCTGTTCTCCACTGCAGCTTGCCAGTGAAACTG ATGCTCTCCTAGTGGAAGACTCGTTCTCCTGTCTGGGTGAGATGTCTGAATTTGGCCTTCTTCCTGACTATTCATTGGATGGGAATTCTGAGGACTTCTCCTCCCTGGCACTGGACAGCTTCATCAACTTGTCGCCCCCACAGGCGCACGACTATCACTTTGGGATGGAGGATGGCGAGGGTATAAGTGAACTCTTTGACTGTGACTTTGGGGAGCTGGCGCCCCTTGACTTCTGA
- the pxmp4 gene encoding peroxisomal membrane protein 4, whose protein sequence is MSTSGVFKTLLYTVNTLLKQEKYKAVLAVVKGFRNGAVYGAKIRAPHALVMTFLFKSGSLKDKLKAIAQATYTHSRNLAYFVFTYKGLQVLQERIQGKRLQSQSFLAACLGGWLVFGDNNHINSQINMYLLSRILFALSRLAVEKGYIPQHKRDPFPLFAALVWGIVLWLFEYHPHTLQPSLQSSMNYLYHDSNEWHSISDFLIYNKMPAPSSQ, encoded by the exons ATGTCAACCTCTGGCGTTTTTAAAACTTTACTGTACACAGTGAACACATTGCTAAAACAAGAAAAGTACAAGGCGGTTCTCGCCGTTGTTAAAGGGTTCCGAAATGGTGCAGT GTATGGAGCAAAAATCCGAGCCCCACACGCTCTTGTCATGACGTTCCTGTTTAAAAGTGGAAG CCTTAAAGACAAATTGAAAGCCATTGCTCAAGCCACCTACACCCACTCGCGGAACCTCGCCTACTTCGTGTTCACCTACAAGGGACTTCAGGTGTTACAGGAGAGAATTCAAGGGAAAAGACTGCAGTCACAATCCTTCCTTGCAGCTTGCCTTGGtggctggctggtttttggggACAACAATCACATAAACAGTCAG ataaACATGTACCTCCTGTCTAGGATTCTGTTTGCCTTATCTCGGCTGGCTGTGGAAAAGGGCTATATTCCCCAGCACAAAAGAGACCCTTTTCCACTGTTTGCTGCTTTGGTATGGGGTATTGTACTATGGCTCTTTGAATACCATCCCCACACTCTGCAGCCATCACTTCAGTCCTCAATGAACTACCTTTATCATGACAGCAATGAATGGCACAGTATCTCAGACTTCCTAATCTACAACAAAATGCCTGCTCCATCCAGTCAATAA